One genomic region from Manis pentadactyla isolate mManPen7 chromosome 12, mManPen7.hap1, whole genome shotgun sequence encodes:
- the LOC130679873 gene encoding uncharacterized protein LOC130679873 isoform X1, giving the protein MRNQPRGDPFSVSCAPDPRQTQLAPETKGRLASWLQRVQALFQTPVRELRPLSSASAPAEPEDIPAEASALRQGPKLEPQEPSGLVRRATAVMVPGLTEPEPCPDPMSPWDIPGVVSAPVPGPELEPHEPLVPGPVAPAGMAPGLAEPEADPEPTRACVAITRHVWRKEEWTILAFPHGLVAEQLTLICAFPVIQSEITMQRKLAKVYDLEPDERFRCFAQAVEPLDEEESYSLSCQLEPPGQGAGRK; this is encoded by the exons ATGCGAaatcagccccggggtgaccctttctctgtgtcctgcgctccagacccacggcagacgcagctggctccagagacaaagGGAAGGCTGGCTTCGTGGCTACAGCGAGTCCAGGCGCTCTTTCAGACCCCTGTGCGGGAGCTACGGCCATTGTCatctgcctcagcccctgcagagccggaggacaTCCCAGCAGAGGCCTCAGCTCTGAGGCAAGGACCCAAGCTGGAGCCCCAGGAGCCCTCAGGCCTGGTGCGCAGAGCAACTGCCGTGATGGTACCAGGCCTTACAGAGCCAGAGCCATGTCCAGACCCCatgagcccctgggacatcccaggagtggttTCAGCCCCGGTgccaggccccgagctggagccccatgagcccttgGTCCCGGGTCCCGTGGCACCTGCAGGAATGGCACCGGGACTGGCAGAGCCAGAGGCGGACCCGGAGCCCACCCGCGCCTGTGTCGCCATCACCCGGCACGTGTGGAGGAAGGAGGAGTGGACCATTCTGGCATTTCCCCATggcctggtggccgagcagctgaccctgatcTGTGCG TTCCCTGTCATCCAAAGTGAGATCACCATGCAGAGGAAGCTGGCCAAGGTGTATGACCTGGAGCCTGATGAGCGCTTCCGGTGCTTTGCCCAGGCcgtggagcccctggatgaggaggagAG ctacagcctgtcctgccagctggagcccccaggccagggggcCGGCAGAAAGTGA
- the LOC130679873 gene encoding uncharacterized protein LOC130679873 isoform X2 encodes MVPGLTEPEPCPDPMSPWDIPGVVSAPVPGPELEPHEPLVPGPVAPAGMAPGLAEPEADPEPTRACVAITRHVWRKEEWTILAFPHGLVAEQLTLICAFPVIQSEITMQRKLAKVYDLEPDERFRCFAQAVEPLDEEESYSLSCQLEPPGQGAGRK; translated from the exons ATGGTACCAGGCCTTACAGAGCCAGAGCCATGTCCAGACCCCatgagcccctgggacatcccaggagtggttTCAGCCCCGGTgccaggccccgagctggagccccatgagcccttgGTCCCGGGTCCCGTGGCACCTGCAGGAATGGCACCGGGACTGGCAGAGCCAGAGGCGGACCCGGAGCCCACCCGCGCCTGTGTCGCCATCACCCGGCACGTGTGGAGGAAGGAGGAGTGGACCATTCTGGCATTTCCCCATggcctggtggccgagcagctgaccctgatcTGTGCG TTCCCTGTCATCCAAAGTGAGATCACCATGCAGAGGAAGCTGGCCAAGGTGTATGACCTGGAGCCTGATGAGCGCTTCCGGTGCTTTGCCCAGGCcgtggagcccctggatgaggaggagAG ctacagcctgtcctgccagctggagcccccaggccagggggcCGGCAGAAAGTGA